The Bacteroidales bacterium genome includes the window TCCGAAACTGCAAAAAAAAACAATATTAATACTGACAGCAGGAATAATATGGCTCGTTTTTATTCCAAATACATTTTACATATTAACAGATTTATTTCATCTCAATTATAAAAACCTTGCTCCTATTTGGTTTGATTTGGTATTAATTTTTTCATTTGCATGGGCAGGATTAATGCTTGGTTTTTCAAGTTTAAAAGATGTAGAGCTTATTCTTTCCGAAAAGATTAATTTTCTTCATTGATATTGTTTCTGATAAGTTTCGGTATCTATCTCGGCAGAATCTTAAGGTGGAATTCATGGAATATAATCAATGAACCCGGAAGCTTATTGCAAGATATTACAGAACGCATAAGTAATCCGTTTAACTATCCGGAAACTTGGGGGATGACTATTTTAACAGGAATACTTCTGAATTTAATTTGGTGGTCATTTAAAGTTTTTCAAACTAAAAATCAAAATATTATAAATATTCATAAACTTAAAAATAAATCATTATGAAATCATTAATCCACAACATCTATTTTAAAATTGCAGTAATTGTATTCATCGCAATACTGTTACTCCTGCCATCGGCAATGATCATGAATTTGATTAGAGAACGGGAAGGAGTTCAACAAGAAGCCATTTGGGAAGTCAGTTCTAAATGGGGAGATTCACAAACTATTAGCGGACCTTTTATAACAATTCCGTATTATCGTTATGAAAAACAAATTCAAGAAGATA containing:
- a CDS encoding DUF1361 domain-containing protein gives rise to the protein MLKKLKQTNKLQQSILIISVGTFAVLLLAFRIHKTDSVHFIFLMWNIFLAGIPWVISSLFILYPKLQKKTILILTAGIIWLVFIPNTFYILTDLFHLNYKNLAPIWFDLVLIFSFAWAGLMLGFSSLKDVELILSEKINFLH
- a CDS encoding DUF1361 domain-containing protein; amino-acid sequence: MILFLISFGIYLGRILRWNSWNIINEPGSLLQDITERISNPFNYPETWGMTILTGILLNLIWWSFKVFQTKNQNIINIHKLKNKSL